A window of Rhizobium tumorigenes contains these coding sequences:
- a CDS encoding ABC transporter permease, producing MSITTLETGIAPIFRAGTSDAEIEAAALKLIARRKQLVLFWQIAILVITIALWELTSRFNIIDPFFYSSPSSIASRLYEWATEGTTEGSLWYNLWVTMEEALIGFFAGSITGVLVGVGLGRNRFLADIFSVYIKAINSIPRVVLAPIFIMIMGLGLASKVALAFIMVFFVVFANAFQGVREADRNMIANARILGASDWQVTREVIVPSAMSWIFASLHVSFGFAIIGAIVGEFVGARYGIGQLISIAKGTFDAAGMFAAIILVMIVTLIAEFIMTMVENRLAKWRPQQHMDAQ from the coding sequence ATGTCAATCACCACACTCGAAACCGGCATCGCGCCGATTTTCCGCGCCGGCACCTCGGATGCCGAGATCGAAGCAGCAGCGCTGAAGCTGATCGCCCGGCGCAAGCAGCTTGTCCTGTTCTGGCAGATCGCCATTCTCGTCATAACGATCGCGCTCTGGGAACTGACGTCGCGCTTCAACATAATCGACCCGTTCTTCTATTCCAGCCCGAGCTCCATTGCCTCACGCCTCTACGAATGGGCGACCGAGGGCACGACCGAAGGTTCGCTCTGGTACAATCTCTGGGTCACCATGGAGGAAGCCCTGATCGGCTTCTTCGCAGGTTCGATCACCGGGGTCCTCGTCGGCGTCGGCCTTGGCCGCAACCGGTTCCTGGCCGACATCTTCTCGGTCTACATCAAGGCGATCAACTCCATCCCGCGCGTCGTGCTGGCGCCGATCTTCATCATGATCATGGGCCTCGGCCTTGCGTCGAAGGTAGCACTCGCCTTCATCATGGTGTTCTTCGTAGTTTTCGCCAACGCCTTCCAGGGCGTGCGTGAAGCCGACCGCAACATGATTGCCAATGCCCGCATCCTCGGCGCCTCCGACTGGCAGGTGACACGGGAAGTGATCGTACCGTCGGCGATGAGCTGGATTTTCGCCAGCCTGCATGTGTCCTTCGGCTTTGCGATCATCGGCGCCATCGTCGGCGAGTTCGTCGGCGCCCGCTACGGCATCGGCCAGCTGATCTCGATTGCGAAGGGTACCTTCGACGCTGCCGGCATGTTCGCCGCCATTATCCTGGTGATGATTGTTACGCTGATTGCAGAGTTCATCATGACGATGGTGGAAAACCGCCTCGCCAAGTGGCGGCCGCAGCAGCATATGGATGCCCAATAG
- a CDS encoding response regulator, with the protein MRILLVEDNRELASWLGKALRQAHYAVDIVHDGEDAEHSLKVAFYAAVVLDLSLPKLDGLTLLKRLRQGGNKVPVIILTANASLDGRVAGLDSGADDYLAKPFEMPELEARIRALVRRGHDRAAPEIVVGDLFFDGGTRQFKLAGDLLALTPREHSVLEHLVMRVGVTVSKDRLSESVFGFDDAADPSAIEIYVHRVRKKLEGSSVQIATLRGLGYMLRHAE; encoded by the coding sequence ATGAGGATTCTCCTGGTCGAAGACAATCGCGAACTCGCATCCTGGCTCGGCAAGGCGCTGAGGCAGGCGCATTATGCCGTCGACATCGTCCATGATGGCGAGGATGCCGAGCATTCGCTGAAAGTTGCCTTCTATGCTGCCGTCGTTCTCGATCTTTCGTTGCCGAAGCTCGATGGGTTGACGCTGCTCAAGCGCCTGCGGCAGGGCGGAAACAAGGTGCCCGTCATTATCCTGACGGCGAATGCCAGCCTCGACGGTCGCGTCGCCGGGCTCGATAGCGGCGCCGACGACTACCTCGCCAAACCCTTCGAGATGCCCGAGCTCGAGGCCCGCATCCGCGCGCTGGTTCGCCGCGGCCACGACCGGGCAGCACCCGAGATCGTCGTCGGAGATCTGTTCTTCGACGGCGGGACGCGGCAGTTCAAGCTGGCGGGCGATCTCCTTGCCCTGACGCCGCGCGAACACTCCGTTCTGGAGCATCTGGTAATGCGGGTCGGCGTGACAGTCAGCAAGGACCGATTGTCGGAAAGCGTCTTCGGGTTCGACGACGCGGCCGATCCGAGCGCCATCGAGATATATGTGCATCGCGTCCGCAAGAAGCTGGAGGGCAGCAGCGTCCAGATCGCCACCCTGCGCGGCCTCGGCTACATGTTGCGCCATGCGGAGTGA
- a CDS encoding helix-turn-helix domain-containing protein, with translation MTAKVPNPIDIYVGSRVRMRRLMLGMSQERLADQIGVTFQQVQKYEKGTNRIGASRLQTIAGVLAIQVSFFFQQDNSQSITTDGIGHLNGLDDLSEFLTSKEGLGLNKAFMKIGDAGIRQSILTLVTSLADASEAAPAAVAVTTEAPITLHH, from the coding sequence GTGACTGCAAAAGTACCAAACCCAATCGACATTTACGTCGGCTCACGAGTTCGTATGCGACGGCTGATGCTGGGTATGAGCCAAGAGCGGCTTGCCGACCAGATCGGCGTCACATTCCAGCAGGTCCAGAAATACGAAAAGGGCACCAACCGCATCGGTGCCAGCAGACTGCAGACGATTGCTGGCGTTTTAGCGATCCAGGTCAGCTTCTTCTTTCAGCAGGACAATTCCCAGTCCATCACGACAGATGGCATCGGGCACCTGAACGGCCTTGACGACCTTTCCGAATTCCTGACCTCGAAAGAGGGACTGGGGTTGAACAAGGCTTTCATGAAAATCGGTGACGCCGGCATTCGCCAGTCTATCCTGACGCTCGTAACATCACTCGCCGACGCGTCCGAAGCGGCACCGGCGGCAGTCGCGGTGACGACAGAAGCTCCCATTACACTGCACCATTGA
- a CDS encoding ABC transporter substrate-binding protein: protein MRSNAFFHCVALSAVMAAASLGATTTVKAADKITIMVGGFEKQIYLPAKLTEALGYFKDEGLDVELLNEAAGVDAENQLLAGAVQGVVGFYDHCVDLQAKGKFVESLVQFSQAPGEVELVSTKHPEIKSPADFKGKNLGVTGLGSSTNFLTLYMASKAGLKPGDVVTIPVGAGGTFIAAMQQDQIQAGMTTEPTISRMLKTDEAKILVDMRTVESTRAALGGTYPAASFYMENAWIDSHKEEAQKLANAFVKTLRFINTHSAAEIADKMPKDFYVGDKDGYIKALEAGKGMFTPDGVMPEDGPKTVLTVLSEFSKNVKGKQIDLSKTYTTEYVKNVK from the coding sequence ATGCGTTCCAACGCATTTTTTCATTGCGTCGCCCTTTCCGCCGTCATGGCCGCTGCATCGCTCGGTGCGACCACCACTGTTAAAGCTGCTGACAAGATCACCATCATGGTCGGCGGCTTCGAAAAGCAGATCTACCTGCCGGCCAAGCTGACGGAAGCGCTCGGCTACTTCAAGGACGAAGGTCTGGATGTAGAGCTGCTGAACGAAGCGGCCGGCGTCGACGCCGAGAACCAGCTGCTGGCCGGCGCCGTCCAGGGCGTGGTCGGTTTCTATGACCATTGCGTCGACCTGCAGGCGAAAGGCAAGTTCGTGGAATCCCTCGTGCAGTTCAGCCAGGCGCCCGGCGAAGTCGAACTCGTGTCGACCAAGCACCCCGAAATCAAGTCGCCTGCCGATTTCAAGGGCAAGAATCTCGGCGTCACCGGCCTCGGCTCTTCGACCAATTTCCTGACGCTGTACATGGCATCCAAGGCTGGCCTGAAGCCAGGCGACGTGGTGACCATTCCCGTCGGCGCTGGCGGCACATTCATCGCCGCGATGCAGCAGGACCAGATCCAGGCCGGCATGACCACCGAACCGACAATTTCGCGCATGCTGAAGACAGACGAGGCGAAGATCCTGGTGGACATGCGCACCGTCGAATCGACACGAGCAGCCCTTGGCGGCACCTATCCTGCGGCTTCCTTCTACATGGAAAATGCCTGGATCGACAGCCACAAGGAAGAGGCCCAGAAGCTGGCCAACGCCTTCGTCAAGACATTGCGCTTCATCAACACGCATTCTGCAGCCGAGATCGCCGACAAGATGCCGAAGGATTTCTACGTCGGCGACAAGGACGGTTACATCAAGGCGCTCGAAGCCGGCAAGGGTATGTTCACGCCGGATGGCGTGATGCCGGAAGATGGCCCGAAGACAGTCCTGACCGTGCTCTCGGAGTTCTCGAAGAACGTCAAGGGCAAGCAGATCGACCTGTCGAAGACGTACACGACGGAATACGTCAAGAACGTCAAGTAA
- a CDS encoding TIGR02117 family protein → MRLLLKFLRIVAIMAGLVVACGIAGVLVPHSPAQDFAGTSKNHRILILSNPIHTDIAIPVDDELRREFDFLPSAGLDFNLDGVRYVIFGWGGRAFYTETPTWSQLKTVPVLKSLTLDRSVMHVELAGEIPVGSAYAMTVNLDDGGMAELRNAVRQTFAESAGAPSRLDGFAYGPYDAFYEANGYFNVIAGCNTWTAAMLRRAGVTTGWWTPLPFMLRLALRLHNGAESLPAVSS, encoded by the coding sequence ATGCGCTTGCTTTTGAAATTTCTGCGGATCGTCGCAATCATGGCCGGTCTGGTCGTTGCCTGCGGGATAGCGGGCGTTCTCGTACCCCACTCGCCTGCCCAAGATTTCGCCGGCACATCCAAAAACCATCGCATCCTCATCCTCAGCAACCCGATCCACACGGATATCGCCATCCCGGTCGATGACGAACTTCGCAGGGAGTTCGATTTCCTGCCATCCGCGGGTCTCGATTTCAATCTCGATGGTGTCCGCTATGTCATCTTCGGATGGGGCGGGCGGGCGTTCTACACGGAGACGCCGACATGGTCGCAGCTTAAGACCGTCCCGGTCCTTAAAAGCCTGACCCTCGATCGCTCCGTCATGCATGTGGAACTCGCCGGAGAAATTCCGGTCGGCAGCGCCTATGCCATGACGGTCAATCTCGATGACGGCGGTATGGCAGAGTTGCGAAACGCAGTGCGCCAAACCTTTGCCGAAAGCGCCGGCGCCCCTTCGCGCCTCGATGGCTTCGCCTACGGTCCCTACGACGCGTTTTACGAGGCCAACGGGTATTTCAACGTGATCGCGGGCTGCAATACCTGGACTGCAGCCATGCTGCGGCGCGCGGGTGTCACCACGGGATGGTGGACGCCCCTGCCCTTCATGCTGCGACTGGCGCTCCGGCTCCACAACGGTGCCGAGAGCCTTCCCGCCGTGTCGTCCTAG
- a CDS encoding ABC transporter ATP-binding protein, with amino-acid sequence MQQDNAQGPAIELINVSRRFVSPTGKSLTALRDFNMTVERGEFVAVVGPTGCGKSTTLNLVTGLNKPSAGEVRLMGGPVDGIDPRVGFVFQTDALFPWKNVIDNVMAGPLFRGKSKAEAERLAKDWLARVGLTRFLHHYPHQLSGGMRKRVSLAQTFINEPEILLMDEPFSALDVQTRTVMHEELLKLWAERKASVVFVTHDLEEAVALADKVYVLTAGPATVKSVYKIDLPRPRVVSEIRYEQTFIDYCKTIWEDLRQEVETSYRRASEAA; translated from the coding sequence ATGCAACAGGATAACGCCCAGGGACCGGCGATCGAGCTGATCAATGTCAGCCGCCGCTTCGTCTCGCCGACCGGCAAGTCGCTGACGGCACTTCGCGACTTCAACATGACCGTGGAGCGCGGCGAATTCGTCGCCGTCGTTGGCCCCACAGGCTGCGGCAAGTCAACGACCCTCAATCTCGTAACCGGCCTCAACAAGCCGAGCGCCGGCGAAGTTCGCCTGATGGGCGGTCCGGTCGACGGCATCGATCCGCGCGTCGGCTTCGTCTTCCAGACGGATGCGCTGTTTCCGTGGAAGAACGTCATCGACAACGTCATGGCCGGACCGCTGTTTCGCGGCAAGTCGAAGGCAGAAGCCGAGCGCCTCGCCAAGGACTGGCTGGCACGCGTCGGTCTCACGCGCTTCCTCCACCATTATCCCCACCAGCTTTCGGGCGGCATGCGCAAGCGCGTCTCGCTGGCCCAGACCTTCATCAACGAGCCGGAAATCCTGTTGATGGACGAGCCCTTCTCGGCGCTCGACGTGCAGACGCGCACTGTCATGCATGAGGAGCTGCTGAAGCTTTGGGCCGAGCGCAAGGCGTCCGTCGTCTTCGTCACCCACGATCTCGAGGAAGCCGTGGCGCTGGCCGACAAGGTCTATGTGCTGACGGCAGGACCGGCGACGGTCAAGTCGGTCTACAAGATCGATCTCCCGCGTCCGCGCGTCGTCTCGGAGATCCGCTACGAGCAGACCTTCATCGATTACTGCAAGACCATCTGGGAGGATCTCCGCCAGGAGGTCGAAACCAGCTATCGCCGCGCCAGCGAAGCAGCCTGA
- a CDS encoding efflux RND transporter periplasmic adaptor subunit, whose amino-acid sequence MALLVAGCNEQKSGQNNAPAVKPEVSAIVLHPQSVAITAELPGRTAAYLTADVRPQVGGIIRSRNFKEGSEVKQGDILYEIDSRPYQASFDSAVAALQKAQGALPSAQAKLDRYKGLSQQNAVSQQDFDDANSALLQAKADVASAQASLETARINLDYTKIRAPIDGRVDASTVTVGALVTADQTTALTTINKLDPMNVDVTQSSTNLLKFRRAVDEGRLKTSGDNVAVHLTLEDGSTYKETGKFQFANATVAETVGTISVRVIFPNPDRTLLPGMYVRANIEEGVAPNSFLVPQRAVTRNTKGEPTAMFVTPEGKVQARTLVVQRSYGNSWLVSEGLKDGDRVIIEGGQRVKDGQDVNVSMVTIDDATGNIKQASADPKKSMDQASLVNTDKGAASGIAE is encoded by the coding sequence ATGGCCCTGTTGGTTGCCGGTTGCAACGAGCAGAAGTCCGGACAGAACAACGCGCCCGCAGTGAAGCCCGAGGTATCTGCCATCGTGCTGCACCCGCAATCCGTTGCGATTACGGCGGAGCTGCCGGGAAGAACTGCTGCCTACTTGACGGCAGACGTACGCCCGCAGGTCGGTGGCATCATTCGCAGCCGAAACTTCAAGGAAGGCAGCGAAGTCAAGCAGGGCGATATCCTGTACGAGATCGACTCCAGGCCTTATCAGGCATCTTTCGACAGTGCCGTGGCGGCCCTCCAGAAGGCGCAGGGCGCACTCCCCAGCGCCCAGGCGAAGCTTGATCGCTACAAGGGCTTGAGCCAGCAGAATGCCGTCAGCCAGCAGGATTTCGACGACGCCAATTCAGCACTTTTGCAGGCGAAGGCAGATGTCGCGTCCGCCCAGGCCTCACTTGAAACAGCTCGCATCAATCTCGACTATACGAAGATCCGCGCTCCGATCGACGGTCGCGTCGATGCTTCCACCGTCACAGTCGGTGCGCTCGTGACCGCCGACCAGACGACAGCGCTGACGACGATCAACAAGCTCGATCCGATGAATGTCGATGTGACGCAGTCGAGCACCAACCTGCTGAAATTCCGGCGCGCCGTCGACGAAGGTCGCCTGAAGACCAGCGGTGACAATGTTGCCGTGCACCTGACTCTGGAAGATGGCTCGACGTACAAGGAAACGGGCAAGTTCCAGTTTGCGAACGCAACCGTGGCTGAAACCGTCGGCACCATCAGCGTCCGGGTCATCTTCCCCAACCCCGACCGCACGCTTCTGCCCGGCATGTACGTCCGGGCGAACATCGAAGAGGGTGTGGCTCCGAACAGCTTCCTCGTTCCTCAGCGCGCCGTGACCCGCAATACCAAGGGTGAACCGACCGCAATGTTCGTGACGCCTGAAGGCAAGGTCCAGGCGCGGACGTTGGTCGTCCAGCGCAGCTATGGCAACAGCTGGCTTGTCAGCGAAGGCCTGAAGGACGGCGATCGGGTGATCATCGAAGGCGGCCAGCGCGTCAAGGATGGGCAGGACGTCAACGTTTCGATGGTGACGATCGACGACGCGACCGGCAACATCAAGCAGGCTTCCGCTGACCCGAAAAAGTCGATGGATCAGGCTAGCCTCGTAAATACCGACAAGGGTGCCGCCAGCGGCATCGCGGAGTAA
- a CDS encoding sensor histidine kinase, giving the protein MRSEGDIGFLARPSRLFARLRDSLRVQLLTWVLLTLAGVICVNLYLSYKSAEATADLVTDHTLLAATRVIAEAMRVDASGTVEANIPPAALEMFDTGFGDRVFYQVITAWGGLVAGLPDLPQPKAPQQAEDGVFRGDPVRAMTLIHPIVGLGEDGTISVTVAVTHNSQYAMRRRLWLSDFTKQLALVVIASLVTIIGLQRGLAPVLRLRDAVRERGRNRLDPLSPDMVQSELQPLVHALNDHMERVQNQMAAQRRFVSNAAHQLRTPLALISTQASVAAREGDQTKRDEALQALRLSTRQVTRLASQLLTLSRAEPGSRRPRSDVIDLAATARQVLESQAEEALRRNIDLGLEAEGPVHVEGDGTMLREMLVNLVDNALRYGCRKGGVVTVCVHRDGATAILTVEDDGPGIAEVERGPVFERFYRVMGTESEGSGLGLAIVREVVDGAGGTVELSEASAGGLLVTIRLPLAVVLP; this is encoded by the coding sequence ATGCGGAGTGAGGGCGACATCGGCTTCCTTGCAAGGCCATCCCGACTCTTCGCAAGATTGCGCGACAGCCTGCGTGTCCAGCTGCTGACCTGGGTACTGCTGACGCTCGCCGGCGTCATCTGCGTCAATCTGTATCTGAGCTACAAGTCGGCGGAGGCCACGGCCGATCTCGTCACCGATCACACGCTGCTTGCCGCCACACGGGTGATCGCCGAGGCGATGCGGGTCGATGCTTCAGGCACGGTGGAGGCCAACATTCCGCCGGCGGCACTCGAGATGTTCGACACCGGTTTCGGCGACCGGGTGTTCTACCAGGTCATCACCGCATGGGGTGGACTTGTGGCCGGCCTGCCGGACCTGCCGCAGCCGAAGGCGCCGCAGCAGGCCGAGGACGGCGTCTTCCGCGGCGATCCGGTGCGGGCGATGACGCTGATCCACCCGATCGTAGGTCTCGGCGAAGACGGGACCATTTCGGTGACGGTGGCCGTCACCCATAACAGCCAATACGCCATGCGCCGCCGCCTTTGGCTCTCGGATTTCACCAAGCAGCTGGCTCTGGTGGTTATCGCCAGCCTTGTGACGATCATCGGCCTGCAGCGGGGGCTGGCGCCGGTGCTCAGGCTGCGTGATGCAGTCAGGGAACGCGGCCGCAACCGGCTCGATCCGCTGTCGCCGGATATGGTGCAGAGCGAGCTGCAGCCGCTTGTCCATGCGCTCAACGACCATATGGAGCGGGTACAGAACCAGATGGCGGCCCAGCGCCGATTTGTCTCCAATGCCGCCCACCAGCTGCGCACGCCGTTGGCGCTGATCTCGACGCAGGCAAGCGTCGCCGCGCGCGAGGGCGATCAGACAAAGCGCGACGAGGCGCTGCAGGCGTTGCGCTTGAGCACCCGACAGGTAACGCGCCTTGCCAGCCAGCTGTTGACGCTGTCGCGCGCCGAGCCCGGCAGCCGGCGGCCACGCAGCGATGTCATCGATCTCGCCGCCACCGCACGGCAGGTGCTGGAAAGCCAGGCGGAGGAGGCGCTGCGCCGCAATATCGATCTGGGACTGGAGGCCGAAGGGCCCGTGCATGTCGAGGGCGACGGCACGATGCTGCGCGAGATGCTGGTCAACCTCGTCGATAATGCGTTGCGTTACGGCTGTCGCAAGGGCGGCGTCGTCACCGTTTGCGTCCACCGCGATGGTGCGACGGCGATCCTGACGGTCGAGGACGACGGTCCAGGCATCGCGGAGGTGGAGCGCGGGCCGGTGTTTGAGAGGTTCTACAGGGTGATGGGCACGGAATCCGAAGGAAGCGGTCTCGGTCTGGCCATCGTGCGCGAGGTCGTCGACGGCGCTGGCGGCACGGTCGAACTCAGCGAGGCTTCGGCGGGTGGCCTGCTTGTCACCATCCGCCTGCCGCTGGCCGTCGTGCTGCCATAG
- a CDS encoding TetR/AcrR family transcriptional regulator yields MKNQTQGTVAAEAVRRPRGRPQTASDDTRRTMIIAEARSTFHQMGYAGTTMDLVAMRCKVSKQTLYKLFSSKTELFMAMIDLHRASMVALPRDDAETLPLMETLEQIFMIDIDEEVDRDRQAFIHFIVGEAERFPEIGGLLHKHGLQQSRTLLAEWLQTQTERGRISIRNTESGARMLLSMVMGALAPMPGNIDHWPSREARNDHLRCCFEVFLKGALPRPE; encoded by the coding sequence ATGAAAAATCAGACTCAAGGAACGGTTGCTGCAGAAGCTGTCCGTCGCCCGCGTGGCCGTCCGCAGACTGCAAGCGACGACACACGGCGCACGATGATCATTGCCGAGGCACGCAGCACCTTCCACCAGATGGGTTACGCGGGTACGACAATGGATCTGGTCGCAATGCGCTGCAAAGTCTCCAAGCAGACACTCTACAAGCTTTTTTCCAGCAAGACAGAGCTTTTCATGGCGATGATCGACCTTCATCGCGCATCAATGGTGGCGCTCCCGCGCGACGATGCAGAAACGCTGCCACTCATGGAAACGCTTGAGCAGATCTTCATGATCGACATCGACGAGGAGGTCGACAGGGATCGCCAGGCGTTCATTCACTTTATCGTGGGAGAGGCGGAGAGGTTTCCGGAAATTGGCGGGTTGCTGCACAAGCACGGTCTGCAACAATCACGAACGCTACTTGCGGAATGGCTGCAGACACAAACCGAACGAGGCCGCATCAGCATCCGGAATACCGAAAGCGGTGCCCGTATGCTGCTCAGCATGGTGATGGGAGCGCTGGCTCCCATGCCGGGCAATATAGACCACTGGCCAAGTCGCGAGGCGAGAAACGACCATCTGCGGTGTTGTTTCGAAGTCTTCCTCAAGGGCGCGCTGCCGCGCCCTGAGTGA